Proteins from one Staphylococcus saprophyticus subsp. saprophyticus ATCC 15305 = NCTC 7292 genomic window:
- the rimP gene encoding ribosome maturation factor RimP codes for MSKITEQVETIIQPVLNDLNFELVEVEFTKEGKDHFLRVSIDKEGGVDLNDCALASEKISEVMDAEDPIQEMYYLDVASPGAERPIKKEKDFQNAITKPVFVSLYAPIEGSKEWLGILQSVDETNIVMEVKEKAKTKQIEIPRNKIAKARHAVMI; via the coding sequence ATGAGTAAAATAACTGAGCAAGTTGAGACTATCATTCAACCTGTCCTTAACGACTTAAATTTTGAATTAGTAGAAGTTGAGTTTACCAAAGAAGGAAAAGACCATTTTTTAAGAGTATCTATAGATAAAGAAGGCGGCGTTGATTTAAACGATTGTGCGCTAGCTTCTGAAAAAATCAGCGAAGTCATGGACGCGGAAGATCCTATACAAGAAATGTATTATTTAGATGTCGCGTCACCTGGTGCTGAAAGACCAATTAAAAAAGAAAAAGATTTCCAAAATGCAATAACAAAACCAGTATTTGTTTCTTTATATGCACCGATTGAAGGTTCTAAAGAATGGTTAGGTATTTTACAATCTGTTGATGAAACAAACATTGTTATGGAAGTTAAAGAAAAGGCTAAAACAAAGCAAATTGAAATTCCAAGAAATAAAATCGCAAAAGCACGCCATGCTGTAATGATATAA
- the nusA gene encoding transcription termination factor NusA, producing the protein MSSNELLLATEYLEKEKKIPREVLIDAIEAALITAYKKNYDSARTVRVELNMDQGSFKVIARKEVVEESMDDREEISLDTALVKNPAYEIGDIYEEDVTPSDFGRVGAQAAKQAVMQRLRDAEREILYDEFIDKEDDIVTGLIDRVDHRYVYVNLGRTEAVLSEAERSPNESYIPNERIRVYVNKVEQTTKGPQIYVSRSHPGLLKRLFEQEVPEIFDGTVIVKSVAREAGDRSKISVHSDNPDIDAVGACVGAKGARVEAVVEELGGEKIDIVQWNEDPKVFVKNALSPSQVLQVIVDEPNQSTVVVVPDYQLSLAIGKRGQNARLAAKLTGWKIDIKSETDARAAGVYPAEEALNEEDEMQLDDVVSSENIEVEEDTTESQPTETVEIEDEDAEK; encoded by the coding sequence GTGTCAAGTAATGAATTATTATTAGCTACTGAGTACTTAGAAAAAGAAAAAAAGATTCCTAGAGAAGTATTAATCGATGCCATTGAAGCAGCTTTAATCACTGCTTATAAAAAGAACTACGATAGCGCGAGAACTGTACGCGTAGAATTAAATATGGATCAAGGTAGTTTCAAAGTAATCGCTCGTAAAGAAGTGGTTGAAGAATCAATGGATGATAGAGAAGAAATTAGTTTAGATACTGCATTAGTAAAAAATCCAGCCTATGAAATTGGTGATATTTACGAAGAAGATGTAACGCCAAGTGACTTTGGTCGTGTAGGTGCGCAAGCAGCGAAACAAGCTGTTATGCAACGTTTACGTGATGCAGAACGCGAAATCCTTTACGATGAATTCATCGATAAAGAAGATGATATTGTAACGGGTTTAATTGATAGAGTAGACCATCGTTATGTATATGTGAATTTAGGCCGTACTGAAGCTGTACTATCTGAAGCTGAAAGAAGCCCAAATGAAAGTTATATTCCGAATGAAAGAATTAGAGTGTACGTAAATAAGGTTGAACAAACTACAAAAGGTCCACAAATTTATGTTTCTAGAAGTCATCCAGGCTTATTAAAACGTTTATTTGAACAAGAAGTGCCTGAAATATTTGATGGTACAGTTATTGTTAAATCTGTTGCACGTGAAGCAGGAGATCGCTCTAAAATCAGTGTGCATTCTGATAACCCTGATATTGATGCAGTTGGCGCATGTGTTGGTGCTAAAGGTGCACGTGTAGAAGCGGTTGTAGAAGAACTTGGTGGCGAAAAAATTGATATTGTTCAATGGAATGAAGATCCTAAGGTATTTGTTAAGAATGCATTAAGCCCTTCACAAGTGCTACAGGTTATCGTGGATGAGCCAAATCAATCAACAGTCGTTGTTGTCCCTGACTATCAATTATCACTAGCAATTGGTAAACGTGGTCAAAACGCGAGATTAGCAGCAAAATTAACTGGTTGGAAGATCGATATTAAATCAGAAACTGATGCGAGAGCAGCAGGCGTTTATCCTGCAGAAGAAGCATTAAATGAAGAAGATGAAATGCAATTAGATGATGTTGTGTCGTCTGAAAATATTGAAGTAGAAGAAGATACTACTGAATCGCAACCAACAGAGACAGTTGAAATAGAAGACGAAGACGCAGAAAAATAA
- the infB gene encoding translation initiation factor IF-2 → MSKKRIYEYAKDLKIKSKEIIHELKKMDVEVTSHMQTLEDDQIKALDKIYKPEKAEQSEKSQQKNTQNKQQTTHNKGNQSNKGNQNNKPNNKKNNKNNKNNKNNKNNKQPKQEEPKEMPSKITYQDGITVGELAEKLNVDSSGIIKKLFLLGIMANINQSLDDETLELIVDDYGVEIEKEIVVDEEDLAIYFDDETEDENAIERPAVVTIMGHVDHGKTTLLDSIRHTKVTAGEAGGITQHIGAYQIENDGKKITFLDTPGHAAFTTMRARGAQVTDITILVVAADDGVMPQTIEAINHAKEAEVPTIVAVNKIDKPTSNPDRVMQELTEYGLIPEDWGGDTIFVPLSALSGDGIEDLLEMIVLTSEVQELKANPEKNAVGTVIEAELDKSRGPSASLLVQNGTLNVGDSLVVGNTYGRIRAMVNDLGQRIKTAGPSTPVEITGINDVPQAGDRFVVFKDEKQARRIGEARHEANVMQQRQESKSVSLDNLFEQMKQGEMKDLNVIIKGDVQGSVEALAASLMKIDVEGVNVRIIHTAVGAINESDVTLANASNGIIIGFNVRPDTGAKRAADNEGVDMRLHRVIYNVIEEIESAMKGMLDPEFEEQVIGQAEVRQTFKVSKVGTIAGSYVIDGKITRNAGVRVIRDGIVQFEGELDTLKRFKDDAKEVAQGYECGITIEKYNDLKEGDIIEAFEMVEIKR, encoded by the coding sequence ATGAGTAAAAAAAGAATTTACGAATACGCAAAAGATTTAAAAATTAAAAGTAAAGAAATTATTCATGAATTGAAAAAAATGGACGTTGAGGTAACGAGTCATATGCAAACGTTAGAAGACGACCAAATTAAAGCTTTAGATAAAATTTACAAACCAGAAAAAGCAGAACAAAGTGAGAAATCACAACAAAAGAATACTCAAAATAAACAACAAACAACTCACAATAAAGGTAACCAATCGAATAAAGGTAACCAAAATAATAAGCCGAATAATAAGAAAAATAATAAAAATAACAAGAACAACAAAAATAATAAAAATAACAAACAACCTAAACAAGAAGAACCAAAAGAAATGCCATCAAAAATTACCTACCAAGATGGCATAACAGTTGGTGAACTTGCTGAAAAATTAAATGTTGATTCTTCAGGTATTATCAAAAAATTATTCTTATTAGGTATCATGGCTAATATCAATCAATCATTAGATGACGAAACATTAGAACTTATTGTAGACGATTATGGTGTTGAAATTGAAAAAGAAATCGTAGTTGATGAAGAAGACTTGGCGATTTATTTTGATGATGAAACAGAAGATGAAAATGCAATAGAACGTCCAGCAGTAGTTACAATCATGGGGCATGTTGACCATGGTAAAACGACGTTATTAGATTCTATTCGTCATACAAAAGTTACAGCTGGAGAAGCTGGTGGTATCACACAACATATCGGTGCTTACCAAATTGAAAATGATGGCAAAAAAATCACTTTCCTTGATACACCTGGTCACGCTGCTTTTACAACAATGCGTGCACGTGGTGCTCAAGTTACCGATATTACTATTTTAGTAGTGGCAGCTGATGATGGGGTAATGCCTCAAACAATTGAAGCAATAAATCATGCCAAAGAGGCTGAAGTGCCAACAATTGTAGCTGTAAACAAAATTGATAAACCTACTTCAAATCCAGACCGTGTGATGCAAGAATTAACTGAATACGGTTTAATTCCAGAAGACTGGGGTGGCGATACAATCTTCGTTCCACTTTCAGCATTAAGTGGCGACGGTATTGAAGATTTATTAGAAATGATTGTATTGACTTCAGAAGTACAAGAATTAAAAGCTAATCCAGAGAAAAATGCTGTAGGTACAGTGATTGAAGCTGAATTAGATAAGTCACGCGGTCCGTCTGCTTCATTATTAGTTCAAAATGGTACACTCAATGTGGGTGATTCACTCGTAGTTGGTAACACGTATGGTAGAATTCGTGCAATGGTTAATGATTTAGGCCAACGTATTAAAACGGCTGGTCCTTCTACACCAGTTGAAATTACTGGTATTAATGATGTGCCACAAGCTGGTGACAGATTTGTTGTATTTAAAGATGAAAAACAAGCAAGACGTATTGGTGAAGCACGCCATGAAGCTAATGTGATGCAACAACGTCAAGAAAGTAAGAGTGTTTCATTAGATAATTTATTTGAACAAATGAAACAAGGTGAAATGAAAGATCTTAATGTCATCATCAAAGGTGACGTTCAAGGTTCAGTTGAAGCACTTGCTGCGTCATTGATGAAAATAGATGTTGAAGGCGTTAATGTGCGTATTATACACACAGCTGTAGGTGCTATAAATGAATCAGACGTTACTTTAGCTAATGCCTCTAACGGTATTATTATCGGTTTCAATGTTCGACCAGATACTGGTGCAAAACGTGCGGCAGATAATGAAGGCGTAGATATGCGTTTACACCGTGTCATTTACAACGTTATAGAAGAAATAGAATCAGCAATGAAAGGTATGCTAGATCCAGAATTTGAAGAACAAGTTATTGGGCAAGCAGAAGTTCGTCAAACTTTCAAAGTTTCTAAAGTCGGTACAATTGCAGGTAGTTATGTTATTGATGGTAAAATCACACGTAATGCAGGTGTACGTGTCATTAGAGACGGCATTGTACAATTCGAAGGGGAACTAGACACATTGAAGCGTTTTAAAGATGACGCAAAAGAAGTAGCTCAAGGTTACGAATGTGGTATCACAATTGAAAAGTATAATGACCTTAAAGAAGGCGACATCATTGAAGCGTTCGAAATGGTAGAAATTAAAAGATAA
- a CDS encoding L7Ae/L30e/S12e/Gadd45 family ribosomal protein translates to MTKEQIVNFLGLAMRAGKVKTGESVILNDLKKNKLKLVIIATDASDNTIKVIQNKCESYHISLRIFGTRAELGQALGKAERVNIGITDQGFAKKLLSMIDEYRKE, encoded by the coding sequence ATGACCAAAGAACAAATCGTAAATTTTTTAGGTTTAGCAATGCGTGCTGGAAAAGTAAAAACAGGTGAATCAGTTATTTTAAATGATTTGAAAAAGAACAAACTAAAGCTCGTAATCATTGCAACGGATGCTTCTGATAACACAATTAAAGTGATACAGAACAAATGTGAAAGTTACCATATATCATTACGTATATTTGGAACGAGAGCTGAATTAGGACAAGCTTTGGGTAAAGCAGAACGTGTAAACATTGGAATCACTGATCAAGGCTTTGCTAAAAAGTTATTGTCAATGATTGATGAATATCGTAAGGAGTGA
- the rnpM gene encoding RNase P modulator RnpM, with protein sequence MKKKKIPMRKCILSNEMHPKNDMIRVVINKDEQIFADATGKQQGRGAYVSKDVKLVEEAQQKGVLEKYFKADADTLEPVYKEIIRLIYREEIPK encoded by the coding sequence ATGAAAAAGAAAAAAATTCCAATGCGTAAATGTATACTATCAAATGAAATGCATCCTAAAAATGACATGATTCGAGTTGTAATCAATAAAGATGAGCAAATTTTTGCTGATGCGACAGGTAAACAACAAGGTCGTGGTGCCTACGTATCAAAGGATGTTAAGCTAGTAGAAGAAGCTCAACAAAAAGGTGTTTTAGAAAAGTATTTTAAAGCTGATGCTGATACATTAGAGCCTGTGTATAAAGAAATTATACGTCTTATATACCGTGAAGAGATACCTAAATGA